From Rickettsia endosymbiont of Ceutorhynchus obstrictus, a single genomic window includes:
- a CDS encoding DnaA N-terminal domain-containing protein yields the protein MPCIKLVKNFEPYRQNFSAEPEKNCSCACKNFYPDNIIDNSISINKSRYLGESNFINKNLEINNKNDLAENPLPSPEANPHSADSAISSNPISTLIDKAKQWCGGKKLSEFHPLTEEDIGILQLRSNREFNLNFTNQLLLKLAEQYPNNKFYNKKAVLNYMAKALTYELRQAPVVNNDGFKFKVDEVTKARDEYLAEKEYSLDTSQKALLERKIAAVFEPDIADHLLRSCEFSKIASEAYQLKLTKNITLSDYVKTRLLQEIQAVYGREIQRLEILPFTGNAPKQTAKTLSNGYIGLAGLNPNSIWYKVRQYLIAHYGEAVDKSWFSRLEAVEENNDSKQIKLKPETPFIGAWIIGKYSTALRLACESYNFTFELVKA from the coding sequence GTGCCATGTATAAAACTTGTAAAAAATTTTGAGCCTTACCGACAAAATTTTTCAGCTGAACCTGAAAAAAATTGCAGCTGTGCCTGTAAAAATTTTTACCCAGACAATATAATAGATAATAGTATATCTATAAATAAATCTAGATATCTCGGCGAATCTAATTTTATAAATAAAAATTTAGAAATAAATAATAAAAATGACCTTGCCGAGAATCCTCTACCTTCACCGGAGGCTAATCCTCATTCAGCCGATTCGGCTATTTCCTCTAATCCGATTTCTACGCTTATCGATAAGGCAAAACAATGGTGCGGCGGTAAGAAATTATCCGAATTCCATCCGTTAACCGAAGAAGATATAGGCATATTACAACTTAGATCAAACCGAGAATTTAATTTAAATTTCACTAATCAATTACTGCTGAAACTTGCTGAGCAATACCCAAATAATAAATTTTATAACAAAAAAGCAGTTTTAAATTACATGGCTAAAGCTTTAACTTATGAGCTGCGACAAGCTCCGGTTGTGAATAACGACGGCTTTAAGTTTAAAGTGGATGAGGTTACTAAAGCACGAGATGAATATTTAGCTGAAAAAGAATATAGCTTGGATACGAGTCAAAAGGCGTTATTAGAGCGAAAGATAGCGGCAGTTTTTGAACCGGATATCGCTGACCATTTATTACGCTCTTGTGAGTTTTCTAAAATTGCCTCGGAGGCTTATCAACTAAAATTAACAAAAAATATTACTTTGTCCGATTATGTTAAAACTCGATTGCTTCAAGAAATACAAGCGGTGTATGGGCGGGAAATACAGCGTTTGGAAATCTTACCTTTTACCGGCAATGCGCCTAAACAAACAGCAAAAACGCTTAGCAACGGCTATATCGGGCTTGCGGGGTTAAATCCTAATTCGATATGGTATAAAGTAAGGCAATATTTGATAGCACATTACGGCGAGGCTGTGGATAAATCTTGGTTTAGTAGATTAGAAGCGGTTGAAGAAAATAACGATTCAAAACAAATAAAACTTAAACCGGAAACCCCTTTTATAGGGGCGTGGATCATCGGTAAATACTCTACGGCATTAAGGCTAGCTTGTGAAAGTTATAATTTTACTTTTGAATTAGTAAAAGCCTAA
- a CDS encoding MFS transporter, with product MTTVIDSVYREVHSITIGITATILMFLVRILQGLSMGGALTGSISFVIEHTNKKQRGFTGSISMSSICTGLLLGSFVSYLTKNVLTTAQFDNFGWRIPFLLGFFILFAGLYIQKHTPETPDFKNLKKHHKILNSPLKRVIVKHWFDILISIFINAPGSLIFYLHAIYLVSFLKINRGFTENEVNSLASICYIIMIVITLLSGYLSDLIGRRRIFVINLFIIIAATPFLIKIFETGSFTEVIISQMIMAVLAGSYIGPEPALQAEFYPINIRNTALSLSYNTATSIFGGTAPLVVEYLVQKTGHVTSAVYYIMLLSILGLVALSFYKDRSEMEEL from the coding sequence ATAACTACTGTTATTGATTCTGTATATAGGGAGGTCCATTCCATTACTATAGGTATTACGGCAACTATATTAATGTTCCTGGTACGCATACTGCAGGGTCTTTCAATGGGCGGCGCGCTTACTGGTTCTATTTCCTTTGTTATTGAACATACGAATAAAAAACAACGAGGTTTTACCGGCAGTATTTCGATGTCTAGTATTTGTACGGGGTTATTACTCGGCTCTTTTGTTTCCTACCTCACTAAAAATGTTTTAACTACCGCTCAATTTGACAATTTCGGTTGGAGAATCCCGTTCTTGCTAGGCTTTTTTATCTTATTTGCCGGACTTTATATCCAAAAACATACTCCTGAAACTCCGGATTTTAAAAATCTCAAAAAACATCATAAAATTTTAAATTCTCCTCTAAAAAGAGTTATCGTTAAGCATTGGTTCGATATATTAATATCTATATTTATTAATGCGCCCGGGTCATTAATATTTTATCTGCATGCAATTTATTTGGTATCATTTTTAAAAATTAACCGCGGCTTTACGGAAAATGAAGTAAATAGCCTTGCTAGCATATGCTATATAATTATGATAGTTATAACTCTGCTTAGCGGCTATTTATCGGACTTAATAGGACGCAGACGAATTTTTGTCATAAATTTATTCATTATTATTGCAGCAACACCGTTTTTGATTAAAATATTTGAAACCGGCAGTTTTACCGAAGTAATTATTTCACAAATGATAATGGCGGTTTTAGCAGGTAGCTATATCGGACCGGAGCCGGCCTTACAAGCAGAATTTTATCCAATAAATATCCGTAATACTGCGCTTTCCTTGTCTTATAACACGGCAACTAGTATTTTTGGCGGAACTGCTCCGCTTGTTGTAGAGTATTTAGTACAAAAAACAGGGCATGTAACTTCGGCGGTTTACTATATAATGTTATTAAGTATATTGGGACTAGTTGCATTATCTTTTTATAAAGATCGTTCAGAAATGGAAGAATTATAA